Proteins co-encoded in one Candidatus Binataceae bacterium genomic window:
- a CDS encoding deoxyribonuclease IV, with product MSNGHERRPLIGAHVSIAGGVSQSLARGRQIGCECIQIFTKSSRQWAAKPYSGEEIEAFKSAQAETGIKTVVAHDSYLLNLGAPDAKLRKRSVEGLIDELERCEALGVPFLIAHPGSHVGSGEEAGIATIAHSIDAAHKSCAGFKTRLALEITAGQGSNLGYSFAQMGRIFDAVKENERLRLCFDTEHAFAAGYDLRSSEGYERTFGELDRHVGLKRLAAFHLNDSLKPFNSRVDRHQHIGKGHLGVEPFDRLLHDPRFFGLPMCLETEPGPDMKEIAEDLATLRKLRGSKD from the coding sequence ATGAGCAACGGGCATGAAAGGCGGCCACTGATCGGCGCGCACGTATCGATCGCGGGCGGCGTCAGCCAGTCGCTCGCGCGCGGGCGGCAGATCGGATGCGAGTGCATCCAGATCTTCACCAAGAGCTCGCGCCAGTGGGCCGCCAAGCCGTACTCGGGCGAGGAAATCGAGGCGTTCAAGAGCGCGCAGGCCGAGACCGGGATCAAGACGGTCGTCGCGCACGATTCCTACCTGCTCAACCTCGGCGCGCCCGACGCCAAACTGCGCAAGCGCTCGGTCGAGGGGCTGATCGACGAACTCGAGCGATGCGAAGCGCTGGGCGTGCCGTTTCTGATCGCGCATCCGGGCTCCCATGTCGGCTCGGGTGAGGAGGCCGGAATCGCGACTATCGCGCATTCGATCGACGCGGCGCATAAATCCTGCGCCGGCTTCAAAACCAGACTCGCACTCGAAATCACGGCAGGGCAGGGCAGCAATCTCGGCTATTCATTCGCGCAGATGGGGCGCATCTTCGACGCGGTAAAGGAGAACGAGCGGCTGCGGCTATGCTTCGACACCGAGCACGCGTTCGCCGCCGGCTACGATCTGCGCAGCTCGGAGGGTTACGAACGAACCTTCGGCGAGCTCGATCGGCACGTTGGACTGAAGCGGCTGGCCGCGTTTCATCTCAACGATTCGCTCAAGCCCTTTAACTCGCGCGTCGACCGCCATCAGCACATCGGCAAAGGCCATCTGGGCGTCGAGCCGTTCGACCGCCTGCTCCACGACCCGCGCTTTTTCGGGCTCCCGATGTGCCTCGAGACCGAGCCCGGCCCCGACATGAAGGAAATTGCCGAGGACCTTGCCACTCTGCGCAAGCTGCGTGGATCGAAAGATTGA